The genomic region ATAATAGACCACCACCGACAAACCAACGACAAAAAAGCTAAAGCCAAATATCATTAATAAATTTTGACCGGTGATATTTAACCAATTTAAATTAAATTTGGCTCCGGCCATAAAAAAGGATAGACCTAAAATTAAACCCCATATGGAGTACCAGGGTAACCGCCACTGGCTAAAGGGTGGCAGGGCACTCACTTTATAACCCAGGCGCTTTAATACTTTGCTACCAATGATATAGGTTAAAACAGTAGACAGCACCGAACTCAAAACCCAGATGGCCGGCAGCAGGCTGACAGCTGTTTTAATGCTGTCCCGCAGCAGTTTTTGCTCCTCCGGAGGTACCGATAAACCAGCCTGTTGGTACATTTGAAATACCTTGTCCAGCGAGGTATTGGCAGCTGCCTGTAAGGTGGCTAAATTTAATTCGCCAATTAAAAAAACCAGGGCAATCACTGCCACAGACGCAATTACCGATATTAGTGAAGCGGTGACCAGGGCATGACCGGCAGTCACATAATTTTTATATAAAAGTCCCAGCACCAGTCCCAGGGGACCAAACTGAATTAACAAAACAGCGGCTTGTAAAGGATTGGCGTAAAGGATGGTCATCAGGATGCCGGTTACCGCCAGGGATAAAACAGCCACCCGTAAATCCCGGCGCATTACCAGTACCGCCAGGGGGATGGGCATGACAATCAGAATGGGTGGGATAATTATCCCCAGCAAACCCATGACAGTGGTGAGCCCGGCCATAAAGGCCCCTTCCACCAGTGCCCGGGTATTTAAAAAGGAAGCCAAGAAACAATCACCTCTTTGTAGTTTATACACGGGCAAACTTTCGTAAATACAGCCCCTAAAACAATTAACTATTCGCTGGTATTAGCTTTATTTCCTGCCACCGGTCCGGTGTTATTTGTTACCCCTGCTGGTTAAATAAGCAGGGGGCGGCGAATTTAACCTATTCTTAAGAAGCCTATGGACAGACCAGGCCTCATGAGTTAGAATTTTATCATTGATTTATTTTGAATTCTAATTAATTTGGGGGCAAGTGCAATGAGTCATTCAGAAGAGAAAAATACTTCCTTTTGGTTACCATTGTTTGTGCTGGTGACCGGGGCCTTTGCCGCCATCTTCAACAGCAGTACCATTAACGTGGCTATTCCCAAGCTGATGACCATCTTTGGTGTGTCCAGTGATGAAATTCAGTGGGTGCTAACCGGTTATATGTTAACCTCGGCTGTGGTGATACCCATCACCGGTTACCTGGGAGACCGGTTTGGTAATAAAAGGGTTTTTATTTACTCTCTGGCCATCTTTACCCTGGGTTCGGTACTCTCTTCCTTTTCCTGGAGCAACAACTCCTTAATTGCTTTCCGGGTACTGCAGGCCCTGGGCGGCGGCATGATCATGCCCATCAGTATGGCCATTATTTACCGTATTGTGCCCATGAACATGATCGGCCTGGCCCTGGGGGTTTGGGGTATGGCTGCGGTAATGGGCCCGGCCATCGGACCGACCCTTGGTGGTTACATCATTGACCACTTTAACTGGCGGCTGTTGTTTCTTATTAACATACCTGTAGGAATCTTAGGTATAATCTTATCCATTTTAACCCTGGAAGAAACCCCTCTGCAGACGGACACCAAATTTGACTTTTGGGGCTTTGTTACCTCAGCAGCCGGATGTTTTGCCCTGCTGCTGGCCTTAAGCCAGGGCAATAAGGAAGGTTGGACTTCTTTTTACATAGTTATGCTGTTTATTTTTTCCTTCTTTACCCTGTTACTTTTTGTATTGATTGAACTTAACAGTGCAGACCCCATGCTGGATCTGCGTTTGTTTAAAAATAAAACCTTTACCCTTTCGGTTGCTATCGGCGGTTTAATTAACATCGGCCTTTTCGGCGGTGTTTTCCTGATGCCTATCTTTACTCAAAATCTCATGGGATTAACTCCATATGAGGCGGGACTGCTGTTATTACCCGCCTCCCTGGTCAGCGGTGTAATGCTGCCCATTAGCGGTGCTTTATTTGATAAATTTGGGGCCAAAGCCATCGGGGTGATAGGTGTGACTATCGCCGGTCTGGGTACCTTGAAACTGCATTATTTATCGGTGGATACCAGTTTCCATGATATTATCATGATTATGGTTATTCGCTCCATCGGTATAGGTTTGGCCATGATGCCCATCAGTACGGCCGGTATGAACGTGGTGGCCAAACATTTGGTGGGTCGGGCCTCATCCTTAAGTAATGTAATCCGGCAGATTTTTGCTTCCTTTGGCATTGCCATTTTAACAGCGGTGATGCAGAACCGGCAAATATTCCATTATGCCAGTCTATCGGAGGGGGTTTCTGACGCTTCTCTGGTGGCTCCCTTAACCATTAAACAACTGCAGGGGCTTTTGGGCAGCCCTGATACGGCCATTGGTGTTTTAGCAGGTCTGGCCCAAAAACAGTCCCTTATTAATGCCATTGACGATAGCTTTTTAATCTGCGGTATTTTTGTTATTTCCGCCGTCCCCTTAATCTTTTTTCTGCAGGATGTCCGAAAATCAAAGACAGCGGCTTCTAAGGCCAGTTAACTATAGAAGCACACCCGCAGGTGTGCTTTTATAATGTTGATTCCAATTTATTTAACAACTTAACCAGTGTTTTAATTTCGGCATCAGAAAAGTTTGGTTTTAGCTTTTGCTCAAGGTATTCATCAAAATCAGGACAACGCCCTTGAAGTTTTAATGCTTGCTCTGTTAAATATATTTTGACTACCCGTCGATCATCGTTACCCCTTTCCCGGTAAACCAACCCGTCGCGCTCCATTCGGTCCACCAGAGAGGTAATGGTACTGGCCTTTAAAACCAGTTTCTCGCCCAGTTCGGTAACCGTTAACCCGTTTTGCTGCCACAGTTCTCGCAGGGCTGCCAACGGGGCGGAATCCAACCCTATTTGATCCGCCAGGCGTTGATACTCCATCTGTACTTTTTTAAAAGCTAAGTAAAGACTAAATGACAGCCGGTGTTCCATAATATCTCCACATTCTTGGTATAATGATTGAACTAAAGTTCATTATACCTATTCCCGAAAGCAAAGTCCAGGTTAGGAGGACACTTACTGAAACAGGCTTTGGACGGTCTTGTATTAAGGTTTGCTCATTGGGCAAATAAAGCTGTTCCACAGGCCTGGCATAAAATAAAGAAAAGGATGGGAGAAGGTCTCCTATCCTTATTTTTGCTACATTTCCTATTCA from Desulfotomaculum nigrificans DSM 574 harbors:
- a CDS encoding MarR family winged helix-turn-helix transcriptional regulator, with amino-acid sequence MEHRLSFSLYLAFKKVQMEYQRLADQIGLDSAPLAALRELWQQNGLTVTELGEKLVLKASTITSLVDRMERDGLVYRERGNDDRRVVKIYLTEQALKLQGRCPDFDEYLEQKLKPNFSDAEIKTLVKLLNKLESTL
- a CDS encoding DHA2 family efflux MFS transporter permease subunit, with protein sequence MSHSEEKNTSFWLPLFVLVTGAFAAIFNSSTINVAIPKLMTIFGVSSDEIQWVLTGYMLTSAVVIPITGYLGDRFGNKRVFIYSLAIFTLGSVLSSFSWSNNSLIAFRVLQALGGGMIMPISMAIIYRIVPMNMIGLALGVWGMAAVMGPAIGPTLGGYIIDHFNWRLLFLINIPVGILGIILSILTLEETPLQTDTKFDFWGFVTSAAGCFALLLALSQGNKEGWTSFYIVMLFIFSFFTLLLFVLIELNSADPMLDLRLFKNKTFTLSVAIGGLINIGLFGGVFLMPIFTQNLMGLTPYEAGLLLLPASLVSGVMLPISGALFDKFGAKAIGVIGVTIAGLGTLKLHYLSVDTSFHDIIMIMVIRSIGIGLAMMPISTAGMNVVAKHLVGRASSLSNVIRQIFASFGIAILTAVMQNRQIFHYASLSEGVSDASLVAPLTIKQLQGLLGSPDTAIGVLAGLAQKQSLINAIDDSFLICGIFVISAVPLIFFLQDVRKSKTAASKAS
- a CDS encoding YybS family protein; protein product: MASFLNTRALVEGAFMAGLTTVMGLLGIIIPPILIVMPIPLAVLVMRRDLRVAVLSLAVTGILMTILYANPLQAAVLLIQFGPLGLVLGLLYKNYVTAGHALVTASLISVIASVAVIALVFLIGELNLATLQAAANTSLDKVFQMYQQAGLSVPPEEQKLLRDSIKTAVSLLPAIWVLSSVLSTVLTYIIGSKVLKRLGYKVSALPPFSQWRLPWYSIWGLILGLSFFMAGAKFNLNWLNITGQNLLMIFGFSFFVVGLSVVVYYFKVLPLSKPFKTIMIVLLFIYIGFMYWAVAVLGIFDAIFNIRRPLIKKEI